In Methanobacterium paludis, the following proteins share a genomic window:
- the cas2 gene encoding CRISPR-associated endonuclease Cas2, with protein MYVIIVYDINVDRVNKVKSFLRTHMHWIQNSVFEGEVTKSEFEEIKSGLRSIINKKEDSVIIYSMRSEKAFKRGVMGVEKAPINGIL; from the coding sequence GTGTACGTGATTATAGTTTACGATATCAATGTTGATCGGGTTAATAAGGTCAAATCATTTCTCAGAACCCATATGCACTGGATTCAAAACTCTGTATTTGAGGGAGAAGTTACAAAAAGTGAATTTGAGGAAATAAAATCTGGTTTGAGAAGTATTATAAATAAAAAAGAAGATTCAGTGATAATTTATTCCATGCGGAGCGAGAAAGCATTTAAACGAGGAGTTATGGGTGTTGAAAAAGCCCCTATTAATGGAATACTTTAA
- the cas1b gene encoding type I-B CRISPR-associated endonuclease Cas1b has protein sequence MSDGILKRKENTLYFVNKDGKKPIPINKIYAIYAYGSLTFSSQAVHLLAKEGIAIHFFNYYGFYDGSFYPRETLLSGDLLVKQVEHYLDPEKRLWLAKQFIEGAAGNMEKVLSYYSLENGISHTLNDIEGSGNITEAMNVEARMRSEYYSKMDEILPDKFKMEGRSRRPPENMVNALISFGNSLVYSTVISEIYNTQLNPTISYLHEPSERRYSLALDLSEMFKPILVDRLIFYMVNKRMLSEDDFERDLNYCLLNDQGRKRFIKKYDERLKKTIKHRELNRKVSYRRLIRLEAYKLIKHLLGTQEYKPFVMWW, from the coding sequence ATGTCGGACGGAATACTTAAAAGAAAGGAAAACACCCTGTATTTTGTAAATAAAGACGGTAAAAAGCCCATACCCATAAACAAGATCTACGCGATCTATGCCTACGGCTCATTGACATTTTCATCCCAGGCTGTGCATCTACTGGCCAAGGAAGGCATTGCCATACACTTTTTTAATTATTATGGATTCTACGATGGCAGTTTTTATCCCAGAGAAACTTTGCTTTCAGGAGACCTCCTTGTTAAACAGGTAGAACACTATCTCGACCCTGAAAAGAGGCTTTGGTTGGCTAAACAATTCATTGAAGGTGCTGCAGGGAATATGGAAAAGGTTCTGAGTTATTACAGTCTTGAAAATGGTATAAGTCACACATTAAATGATATTGAAGGTTCTGGCAATATAACAGAGGCCATGAACGTTGAGGCAAGGATGCGCTCAGAGTACTACTCCAAAATGGATGAAATACTGCCGGATAAATTTAAAATGGAAGGCCGAAGCAGAAGACCTCCTGAAAACATGGTGAACGCTCTTATAAGCTTTGGAAACTCCCTTGTTTATTCAACTGTTATCTCTGAAATTTATAACACCCAGCTCAACCCAACTATTTCCTACCTTCACGAACCCTCTGAAAGGAGGTACTCTCTGGCACTGGATTTAAGTGAAATGTTCAAACCAATACTGGTTGACAGGCTCATCTTTTACATGGTGAACAAGAGAATGCTGAGTGAGGATGATTTTGAAAGAGACTTGAATTATTGCCTTCTGAACGACCAGGGACGGAAAAGGTTTATCAAGAAATACGATGAAAGGCTCAAAAAAACCATAAAACACAGAGAACTCAACAGGAAAGTTTCTTACAGGCGTTTAATTCGGTTGGAAGCTTACAAGTTAATCAAGCATCTTTTAGGTACGCAGGAGTACAAACCCTTTGTGATGTGGTGGTGA
- the cas4 gene encoding CRISPR-associated protein Cas4 codes for MIRKNDECEKEMISSNTQKHPRIRGTQINYYFICKTKLWLFSHNIQMEQESENVSMGKLLHKKTYGREKKDVTIDNLISVDFIRRGEYLELHEVKKTPKMEDAHRYQLLYYIYYLKHEKGIEKIKGSIDYPKMRKKEAVELDETEEVRLKEILDDIELIIRGNVPEPEKMKICRRCAYYEFCWV; via the coding sequence ATGATTAGAAAGAATGATGAGTGCGAAAAGGAAATGATATCATCAAACACCCAAAAACACCCCCGAATAAGGGGAACCCAAATAAACTATTACTTCATCTGCAAGACCAAGCTCTGGCTTTTTTCCCACAACATCCAGATGGAACAGGAATCTGAAAATGTTTCAATGGGCAAACTTCTCCACAAAAAGACCTACGGCCGTGAGAAGAAGGACGTAACAATTGACAATCTTATAAGTGTGGACTTCATAAGACGCGGAGAGTATCTGGAACTCCATGAGGTTAAAAAGACCCCAAAAATGGAGGATGCCCACCGTTACCAGCTTTTATACTACATTTACTACCTCAAACATGAAAAGGGAATAGAGAAAATCAAGGGTTCCATAGACTACCCGAAGATGAGGAAAAAGGAAGCTGTGGAGCTTGATGAAACTGAAGAAGTAAGATTAAAAGAGATACTGGATGATATTGAACTGATAATTCGCGGAAATGTCCCTGAACCTGAAAAAATGAAGATATGCAGAAGGTGTGCTTACTATGAATTCTGCTGGGTTTAG
- the cas6 gene encoding CRISPR-associated endoribonuclease Cas6 — translation MRLKISLASGNGEYRIPYNYNYQLSSLIYRKIADLDLASDLHISSDFKFFTFSQIYVPHRRTTKNGIISRDGKLEFYISSPNDYLIKSMVESYLEDPQVVFRGDRLLVEQVELLKKPEFKRSAIMKTMSPVMARTKREDKIWDLNPGDRQFYTALQGNLLRKYRSFYGDYNGDEYVQVVPDMGSVKRKRITIKKDGVETYHRAYQMYFNVEADPKLLEFMYDSGLGEKNSMGFGMVGNEND, via the coding sequence ATGCGTTTAAAGATAAGTTTGGCATCAGGAAATGGTGAATACAGGATTCCTTACAATTATAACTATCAACTCTCTTCATTGATCTACAGAAAGATTGCAGACCTTGATCTGGCCAGTGATCTCCATATCTCATCTGATTTTAAATTTTTTACTTTTTCTCAAATTTACGTTCCACACAGAAGAACCACCAAAAACGGCATTATCTCAAGGGATGGGAAGCTGGAGTTTTACATTTCATCTCCTAATGATTATTTGATTAAGAGTATGGTGGAAAGCTACCTTGAAGATCCCCAAGTGGTTTTTAGGGGAGACAGACTTCTTGTGGAACAGGTGGAACTTCTTAAAAAACCTGAATTCAAAAGAAGTGCAATAATGAAAACCATGAGCCCTGTGATGGCCAGAACAAAACGGGAAGATAAAATCTGGGACCTTAACCCCGGCGATCGCCAATTTTACACAGCACTTCAAGGTAATCTCCTGCGTAAGTACAGATCATTCTATGGTGATTACAATGGGGATGAGTACGTCCAAGTAGTTCCAGATATGGGTTCAGTGAAACGTAAAAGGATTACTATCAAGAAAGACGGTGTGGAAACGTATCATCGAGCTTATCAAATGTATTTCAATGTGGAAGCGGATCCAAAACTTTTAGAATTCATGTACGACTCGGGATTGGGAGAAAAAAATAGTATGGGCTTTGGAATGGTTGGAAACGAAAATGATTAG